One window of Streptomyces sp. FIT100 genomic DNA carries:
- a CDS encoding recombinase family protein: MIERPYDGCGKCLLGVRRLSRMKLATSSPERQREDVLTVAASVGGHIIGWADDWEVSGATDPMTRPKLGPWLRDEKGPYDGLVAAAVDRLGRNVVDCLNTGYKMRDEGKLLVTYGHDGPWDLDDQVDENRFTMEAWGAQMELRAIQRRNRNATEKTRAAGRPKGKPSYGFQYVRTVMGGKIDHVVLHPHASAVIRTVARRILADPEKVTPSSEAARLNRGGEPSPADHLAIMYGKPAGGRPWRPTSLKNILLSEAALGYLMHQSKPVIDRDGNPVRLCEGLWDRPTHEALKEALASRRTPWIGRRTNRDYMLTELAQCGQCHNRLYTQTSHDQPPRYVCTARNKGWLSAKDCRPAPLVRMPLLDAYVEEWFLQRFGDGMIFETVYDEGNGVAERMAELRASRERLRADREAGLYDAPDDAAWFREKYAAMGHELAELELEPERPPGMVRRATGETVQDRWDKALDVQARKEILMDFGVRVILYSNAAPVRWVAGVVHGPERDPVGVA, from the coding sequence ATGATCGAACGCCCCTACGACGGGTGCGGCAAGTGCCTGCTCGGCGTGCGACGGCTGTCGCGGATGAAGCTCGCCACGTCGTCTCCGGAGCGGCAACGAGAGGACGTGCTGACCGTCGCCGCATCCGTCGGGGGCCACATCATTGGCTGGGCCGACGACTGGGAGGTGTCGGGCGCCACCGACCCGATGACCCGGCCAAAGCTGGGCCCTTGGCTTCGCGATGAAAAGGGTCCGTACGACGGGTTGGTGGCTGCAGCCGTGGACCGGCTCGGCCGCAACGTCGTGGACTGCCTGAACACCGGCTACAAGATGCGTGACGAAGGGAAGCTGCTCGTCACCTACGGCCATGACGGTCCGTGGGACCTGGATGACCAGGTCGACGAGAACCGCTTCACCATGGAGGCCTGGGGCGCTCAGATGGAACTGCGGGCCATCCAGCGCCGAAACCGCAACGCTACGGAGAAGACGCGGGCAGCGGGACGCCCCAAGGGGAAGCCTTCCTACGGATTCCAGTACGTGCGGACCGTGATGGGCGGCAAGATCGATCACGTTGTCCTGCATCCGCACGCCTCGGCTGTCATCCGTACGGTCGCCCGTCGCATCCTGGCTGATCCCGAGAAGGTCACACCCAGCAGTGAGGCGGCCCGCCTGAACCGGGGCGGAGAGCCCTCACCCGCTGACCACTTGGCCATCATGTACGGCAAGCCAGCAGGTGGTCGCCCCTGGCGGCCGACAAGTCTGAAGAACATCCTCTTGTCTGAAGCGGCCTTGGGCTACTTGATGCACCAGAGCAAGCCGGTGATCGACCGAGACGGAAACCCCGTGCGGCTCTGCGAGGGCTTGTGGGACCGCCCGACTCACGAGGCATTGAAGGAGGCTCTGGCTTCCCGGCGGACGCCCTGGATCGGCCGTCGTACAAACCGGGATTACATGCTCACGGAGCTGGCGCAGTGCGGCCAGTGCCACAACCGGCTGTACACGCAGACCTCCCACGATCAGCCGCCTCGATACGTGTGCACTGCCCGGAACAAGGGTTGGCTGAGCGCGAAGGACTGTCGGCCTGCGCCGCTGGTACGGATGCCGCTGCTGGACGCGTACGTCGAGGAGTGGTTCCTGCAGAGGTTCGGCGACGGAATGATCTTCGAGACGGTCTACGACGAGGGGAACGGGGTGGCGGAACGCATGGCCGAACTCCGGGCCAGCCGGGAGCGCCTGCGCGCTGACCGCGAGGCTGGACTTTATGACGCGCCAGATGACGCTGCGTGGTTCCGGGAGAAGTATGCGGCGATGGGACATGAGCTGGCGGAACTTGAACTGGAGCCGGAACGCCCGCCGGGCATGGTGCGGCGGGCGACCGGAGAGACCGTGCAGGATCGCTGGGACAAAGCGTTGGATGTCCAGGCCCGTAAGGAGATCCTCATGGACTTCGGTGTGCGGGTCATTCTCTACTCGAATGCAGCACCGGTGCGTTGGGTGGCAGGCGTAGTGCATGGACCGGAAAGGGATCCAGTAGGCGTCGCATGA
- a CDS encoding secondary thiamine-phosphate synthase enzyme YjbQ codes for MPEAFTTRVLNVATGTAEAVTDLTRECEKFLEEAAAGRDGLLHVFVPHATAGIALIETGAGSDHDLLAALHVLLPADDRYQHRHGSPGHGRDHVLPALVPPYATLPVIGGRLELGTWQSVCLVDTNKDNVNRQVRLSFLG; via the coding sequence ATGCCCGAAGCCTTCACCACCCGAGTCCTGAACGTGGCCACCGGCACGGCCGAGGCCGTGACCGATCTGACGCGTGAGTGCGAGAAGTTCCTCGAGGAGGCGGCCGCCGGCCGGGACGGTCTCCTCCATGTCTTTGTGCCTCATGCAACTGCCGGGATCGCGCTGATCGAGACCGGCGCCGGCAGCGACCACGACCTGCTGGCGGCGCTGCACGTCCTGCTCCCCGCCGACGACCGCTACCAGCACCGGCACGGCAGCCCCGGCCACGGGCGCGACCATGTGCTGCCCGCACTGGTGCCGCCGTACGCCACCCTGCCCGTCATCGGCGGCCGGCTGGAGCTCGGCACCTGGCAGTCGGTCTGTCTCGTGGACACCAATAAAGACAATGTCAACCGTCAGGTTCGACTGAGCTTCCTGGGCTGA
- a CDS encoding putative leader peptide gives MLRTALLTTRGHIDLLRVASAACCRGC, from the coding sequence ATGTTGCGTACAGCCCTGCTCACCACGCGCGGTCACATCGACCTGCTGCGGGTGGCCTCCGCCGCGTGTTGCCGCGGCTGCTGA
- a CDS encoding ABC transporter permease, whose amino-acid sequence MTVGHAPPDISAISASDQASSADAPSPPRETAAGATAFALEAVTPPGGRNGGARRRSVPRWLRRTVGPLLLLVLWQLSSSTGLLPAETLASPGTVARAAGGLIADGTLPNAMGVSLQRVAVGLLLGGAIGIGLALVSGLSRLGEDLVDATVQMLRTVPWVGLIPLFIIWLGIGEAPKVALIALGVAFHLYLNLYAGIRGVDEQLIEAGQSLGLGRWGLVRHVVLPGALPGAMTGLRYSLATAWLALVFGESINADAGIGFLMNQAREFFRTDVIVVCLVVYAFLGLLADAVVRTLERLLLQWRPTFTGQ is encoded by the coding sequence GTGACCGTCGGCCATGCACCGCCGGATATTTCCGCCATATCTGCATCCGATCAGGCGTCATCCGCCGATGCGCCGTCACCGCCCCGGGAAACCGCCGCCGGGGCAACGGCCTTCGCCCTCGAAGCCGTCACCCCGCCCGGCGGCCGGAACGGGGGCGCGCGCCGCCGCTCCGTTCCCCGCTGGCTGCGTCGCACCGTCGGCCCACTGCTCCTCCTCGTCCTGTGGCAGCTCTCCAGCTCCACCGGGCTGCTGCCTGCCGAAACCCTCGCCTCGCCCGGCACCGTCGCCCGCGCCGCCGGCGGTCTGATCGCCGACGGGACGCTGCCGAACGCGATGGGCGTCTCGCTCCAGCGCGTCGCCGTCGGACTGCTGCTCGGCGGGGCGATCGGCATCGGCCTGGCGCTGGTGTCGGGCCTGTCCCGGCTCGGCGAGGACCTCGTCGACGCGACCGTGCAGATGCTGCGCACCGTCCCCTGGGTCGGGCTGATCCCGCTCTTCATCATCTGGCTGGGCATCGGCGAGGCCCCGAAGGTCGCCCTCATCGCGCTCGGCGTCGCCTTCCACCTCTATCTCAACCTCTACGCCGGAATCCGCGGCGTGGACGAGCAACTCATCGAGGCGGGGCAGTCATTGGGCCTGGGCCGCTGGGGACTCGTCCGGCACGTCGTCCTGCCGGGCGCGCTGCCGGGCGCGATGACCGGGCTGCGGTACTCGCTAGCGACCGCCTGGCTCGCGCTCGTCTTCGGCGAGTCCATCAACGCCGACGCCGGGATCGGCTTCCTGATGAACCAGGCCCGGGAGTTCTTCCGCACCGACGTCATCGTCGTCTGCCTCGTCGTGTACGCATTCCTCGGCCTGCTCGCCGACGCCGTCGTCCGCACTCTCGAAAGGCTGCTGCTGCAATGGCGACCGACCTTCACGGGCCAGTGA
- a CDS encoding ABC transporter ATP-binding protein yields the protein MATDLHGPVSTAPRTTAVQVEGLTRSFDGRPVIDRLDLTLRAGEFTALLGRSGCGKSTLLRVLAGLDRDIAGTVLVPKRRAVAFQAPRLMPWKRVWRNVLLGLPGKADRALAERALEEVGLGHRAGAWPKTLSGGEAQRASLARALVREPDLLLLDEPFGALDALTRLRAQQLVAELWQRRGCAVLLVTHDVDEALLLADRALVMRDGVVAYDTPVAPERPRTAGDPELAALRARLLTELGVDAPAPRPAPVPVPVPVPAPAAT from the coding sequence ATGGCGACCGACCTTCACGGGCCAGTGAGCACCGCACCGCGGACCACCGCGGTACAGGTCGAAGGGCTGACCCGGTCCTTCGACGGCCGCCCCGTCATCGACCGGCTCGATCTGACGCTGCGCGCGGGCGAGTTCACCGCGCTGCTCGGGCGCAGCGGCTGCGGCAAGTCGACGCTGCTGCGCGTGCTCGCCGGGCTCGACCGCGACATCGCGGGCACCGTCCTCGTTCCGAAGCGGCGGGCCGTCGCCTTCCAGGCGCCGCGTCTGATGCCGTGGAAGCGGGTGTGGCGCAATGTGCTGCTCGGACTGCCGGGCAAGGCCGACCGGGCCCTCGCCGAGCGGGCGCTGGAGGAGGTCGGCCTCGGCCACCGCGCCGGCGCCTGGCCCAAGACGCTCTCCGGCGGCGAGGCCCAGCGGGCCTCGCTCGCGCGGGCCCTCGTCCGCGAGCCCGATCTGCTCCTGCTCGACGAGCCGTTCGGTGCGCTCGACGCGCTGACCCGGCTCAGGGCGCAGCAGTTGGTCGCCGAGTTGTGGCAGCGGCGCGGCTGTGCGGTGCTGCTCGTCACCCACGACGTGGACGAGGCGCTGCTGCTCGCCGACCGGGCGCTGGTGATGCGGGACGGCGTCGTCGCGTACGACACCCCGGTCGCGCCGGAGCGCCCGCGCACGGCCGGCGATCCGGAGCTCGCCGCGCTCCGCGCCCGGCTGCTCACCGAACTCGGCGTCGACGCGCCCGCCCCACGGCCCGCACCCGTCCCCGTCCCCGTGCCCGTCCCCGCACCCGCCGCCACCTGA
- a CDS encoding ABC transporter substrate-binding protein has product MKRILPAAALLPLVLLLSACSGSSAADDASGGAGSNVDGKGSLTLDVGDQKGGSEAVLRAAGELDDLTYRIKWSTFTSGPPLLEAVNAKAVDIGGVGNTPPVFAAGSGQRITVVAATHGDSSGEAILVRDDSPLKRTADLKGKRVAVAQGSSAHYQLFASLRAAGLGFDDIELSLLQPADALAAFTSGKVDAWAVWDPYTSQVLKGGRSRILTDGNGLVNGLGFQVAAPSALADKEKAAAIGDYLERLRRAQDWVFDHPEQWAEVWAKDTGLPYEVALDAVKRSYATRVPVAVDAAAIASEQKIADTFAGLGLIPRRFDFADHVDDRFNKDLPPSTSPARSYGKGSS; this is encoded by the coding sequence ATGAAACGCATACTCCCCGCCGCGGCCCTGCTCCCCCTCGTGCTCCTCCTCTCCGCCTGCTCCGGCAGCTCCGCCGCCGACGACGCCTCGGGCGGCGCCGGGAGCAATGTGGACGGAAAGGGCTCGCTCACGCTCGACGTCGGTGACCAGAAGGGCGGTTCCGAGGCCGTGCTGCGGGCCGCGGGCGAACTCGACGATCTCACCTACAGGATCAAGTGGTCGACGTTCACCTCCGGGCCGCCGCTGCTGGAGGCGGTGAACGCCAAGGCCGTGGACATCGGCGGGGTGGGCAACACCCCGCCGGTCTTCGCCGCCGGCTCCGGTCAGAGGATCACGGTCGTCGCCGCCACGCACGGGGACTCCTCGGGCGAGGCGATCCTCGTACGCGACGACTCCCCGCTGAAGAGGACCGCGGACCTCAAGGGCAAGAGGGTCGCCGTCGCGCAGGGCAGCTCGGCGCACTACCAGCTCTTCGCCTCCCTCCGGGCGGCCGGGCTCGGCTTCGACGACATCGAGCTCAGCCTGCTCCAGCCGGCCGACGCGCTGGCCGCGTTCACCAGCGGCAAGGTCGACGCCTGGGCGGTGTGGGACCCGTACACCTCGCAGGTGCTGAAGGGAGGCAGGAGCCGGATCCTGACCGACGGCAACGGGCTCGTGAACGGACTCGGCTTCCAGGTCGCCGCACCCTCCGCCCTCGCCGACAAGGAGAAGGCGGCCGCGATCGGCGACTACCTGGAGCGGCTGCGGCGCGCCCAGGACTGGGTGTTCGACCACCCCGAGCAGTGGGCGGAGGTCTGGGCGAAGGACACCGGACTGCCGTACGAGGTCGCGCTCGACGCGGTGAAGCGGTCGTACGCGACGAGGGTGCCGGTCGCCGTGGACGCCGCCGCGATCGCCTCCGAGCAGAAGATCGCGGACACCTTCGCCGGGCTGGGGCTCATTCCGCGCCGCTTCGACTTCGCCGACCACGTCGACGACCGCTTCAACAAGGACCTGCCGCCGTCGACCTCCCCGGCGCGCAGCTACGGAAAGGGCTCCTCCTGA
- a CDS encoding LLM class flavin-dependent oxidoreductase produces the protein MTVHLHWFLPTGGDGRTLVDRHAYTDGGVKRARITPVSGVRAPDIDYLAQISKAAEQLGFEAVLTPTGTWCEDAWLTTAALAQHTQRLKFLVAFRPGVISPVLAAQMAATYQRITRGRLLLNVVTGGDSTEQRRFGDHLDHDRRYARTAEFLSVVRGVWGGAPYDFEGEHFRIEGGLTALPPDPLPEIFFGGSSAAAGPVAAEHADTYLTWGEPPQQVKEKIDWIRGLAEERGRTVRFGIRLHTVSRDSAREAWAVADRLLDDLDADTVAAAQQALGRSESVGQQRMLALHGGRREALEISPNLWAGVGLVRGGAGTALVGSHADVADRIEEYHELGIEHFVLSGYPHLEEAYWFGEGVAPQLAARGLLSTVPASPLLGVPAANGRPPSAPGGAPLLVAGGR, from the coding sequence ATGACGGTTCATCTGCACTGGTTCCTGCCGACCGGAGGCGACGGCCGCACCCTCGTGGACCGGCACGCCTACACCGACGGCGGGGTCAAGCGCGCCAGGATCACCCCCGTGAGCGGGGTGCGGGCGCCGGACATCGACTATCTGGCGCAGATCTCGAAGGCAGCCGAGCAGTTGGGCTTCGAGGCGGTGCTCACACCCACCGGGACGTGGTGCGAGGACGCCTGGCTGACGACCGCGGCGCTGGCGCAGCACACACAGCGGCTGAAGTTCCTGGTCGCGTTCCGGCCGGGGGTCATCTCGCCGGTCCTCGCGGCGCAGATGGCGGCCACCTACCAGCGCATCACGCGCGGACGGCTGCTGCTGAACGTCGTCACCGGCGGCGACTCCACCGAGCAGCGGCGCTTCGGCGACCATCTGGACCACGACCGGCGGTATGCGCGGACGGCGGAGTTCCTGTCCGTCGTGCGGGGCGTCTGGGGCGGCGCACCGTACGACTTCGAGGGCGAGCACTTCCGTATCGAGGGCGGACTGACCGCCCTGCCGCCCGACCCGCTGCCGGAGATCTTCTTCGGCGGCTCGTCCGCCGCGGCGGGGCCGGTCGCGGCGGAGCATGCCGACACCTATCTGACCTGGGGTGAGCCTCCGCAGCAGGTCAAGGAGAAGATCGACTGGATCCGCGGGCTGGCGGAGGAGCGGGGCCGGACCGTCCGCTTCGGTATCCGGCTGCACACCGTCTCCCGCGACTCGGCGCGCGAGGCGTGGGCCGTGGCCGACCGGCTGCTGGACGATCTGGACGCCGACACCGTCGCCGCGGCGCAGCAGGCCCTCGGCCGGAGCGAGTCGGTGGGCCAGCAGCGGATGCTCGCCCTCCACGGCGGCAGGCGGGAGGCCCTGGAGATCTCGCCGAACCTGTGGGCGGGCGTGGGGCTCGTGCGGGGCGGCGCGGGGACGGCGCTGGTCGGCAGTCACGCGGATGTCGCCGACCGGATCGAGGAGTACCACGAGCTCGGCATCGAGCACTTCGTGCTCTCCGGCTACCCCCATCTGGAGGAGGCGTACTGGTTCGGCGAGGGCGTGGCCCCTCAGCTGGCCGCACGTGGCCTCCTGTCGACAGTCCCGGCCTCGCCCCTGCTGGGCGTCCCCGCGGCGAACGGCCGCCCGCCCTCGGCGCCGGGCGGCGCGCCGCTGCTGGTGGCGGGCGGGCGGTAG
- a CDS encoding FAD-binding oxidoreductase, which yields MAHDTARTPPSPPPPPPPSADVVVIGAGVIGASVAFHLAEAGVRDVLVLERDTPAAGSSGKPIGGVRAQFSDPLNIRLGQRSLRAWHGFAARPGADVGLRTVGYLFLLSRAEDVPVFEAAAALQRELGVESRLIGPREAHALCPYVDPSGIVAAAHSPGDGYALPQAAVLGYLRAARGLGATVLTHCAVTEIDTDGGVVRAVRTTAGVVRTGTVVCAAGAWSHRIGAMAGVRLPVTPLRRQIALTGPLTPPPPPIPFTLDFESTMYFHDDAGGLVLGLSDARQQPGFEREFGVEWLEPFRAAAARRAPALAGLEPAGGGWAGLYEMTPDRNALIGEAAEVSRFLYATGFSGHGFLQAPAVGELVRDLWLGREPFLDIGPLSATRFERAGAAARPEAHII from the coding sequence ATGGCTCACGACACCGCTCGTACGCCCCCATCCCCACCCCCACCCCCGCCACCCTCCGCCGACGTCGTCGTCATCGGCGCAGGCGTCATCGGCGCCAGCGTCGCCTTCCACCTCGCCGAGGCGGGCGTGCGCGACGTACTCGTCCTGGAGCGGGACACCCCCGCCGCCGGCTCGTCCGGCAAACCGATCGGCGGGGTCCGCGCGCAGTTCTCCGATCCGCTCAACATCCGCCTCGGGCAGCGCAGTCTGCGCGCGTGGCACGGCTTCGCCGCCCGGCCCGGCGCGGACGTGGGACTGCGGACCGTCGGCTATCTCTTCCTCCTCTCCCGCGCCGAGGACGTGCCCGTCTTCGAGGCGGCCGCGGCGCTCCAGCGGGAGCTCGGCGTCGAGAGCCGCCTGATCGGCCCCCGCGAGGCCCACGCACTGTGCCCGTACGTCGACCCGTCCGGGATCGTGGCCGCCGCCCACTCCCCCGGCGACGGGTACGCGCTGCCGCAGGCCGCCGTCCTCGGCTATCTGCGCGCGGCCCGCGGCCTCGGGGCGACCGTGCTCACCCACTGCGCCGTCACCGAAATCGACACCGACGGCGGCGTGGTGCGGGCCGTGCGCACCACGGCCGGCGTGGTCCGCACCGGCACGGTGGTGTGCGCGGCCGGCGCGTGGTCGCACCGGATCGGCGCGATGGCGGGCGTGCGCCTGCCGGTCACGCCGCTGCGCCGCCAGATCGCGCTCACCGGCCCGCTCACCCCGCCTCCACCGCCCATCCCCTTCACGCTCGACTTCGAGTCGACGATGTACTTCCACGACGACGCGGGCGGGCTCGTCCTCGGTCTCTCCGATGCCCGCCAGCAGCCCGGGTTCGAGCGGGAGTTCGGGGTGGAGTGGCTGGAGCCGTTCCGGGCCGCCGCCGCGCGCCGCGCCCCCGCGCTCGCCGGGCTTGAGCCGGCCGGCGGCGGTTGGGCGGGGCTGTACGAGATGACACCGGACCGCAACGCGCTGATCGGCGAGGCGGCGGAGGTCTCCCGCTTCCTGTACGCCACCGGCTTCTCCGGGCACGGCTTCCTCCAGGCCCCGGCGGTCGGGGAGCTCGTGCGCGACCTGTGGCTGGGGAGGGAACCGTTCCTCGACATCGGCCCGTTGTCGGCCACCCGCTTCGAGCGGGCCGGCGCCGCCGCCCGCCCCGAGGCACACATCATCTGA
- a CDS encoding VOC family protein codes for MVPLVPPWVLRAAFARRLSVMYGTEVPAYATLVEVAGQVNDAVLRDAGEGAERFGSIERVTAERHGAIRVGTPGELRQVAQIFAALGMEPVGFYDLRDAAASAVPVVSTAFRPVLPEELDRNPFRVFTSMLTPADRRFFDADLEKRLTAFLERRELFPPELLELAVRAEREAGLPQGQAERFLTLAVAAFELSPEPVDRAWYAELEKVSAVAADIGGVTSTHINHLTPRVLDIDELYRRMEDRGITMIDRIQGPPRWDGPEVLLRQTSFRALAEPRTFRETDGSVTTGALRVRFGEVEARGIALSRAGRALYDRLVDGPVEQWAAHFPDTERRLALDGLGFFTYEAATGRPRDGRRPPDDLAGLLDGGWLTASPIVYEDFLPRSAAGIFQSNLTDPGARDSAQTGTHYDQHGMSEAVGRPVHDPFELYAAQQNDSLARARRALGDIEESDA; via the coding sequence ATGGTTCCGCTCGTCCCCCCGTGGGTGCTGCGTGCCGCGTTCGCACGCCGCTTGTCCGTCATGTACGGCACGGAGGTCCCGGCGTACGCGACCCTCGTCGAGGTCGCCGGGCAGGTGAACGACGCGGTCCTCCGGGACGCGGGTGAGGGCGCCGAGCGGTTCGGCAGCATCGAGCGCGTCACCGCGGAGCGGCACGGGGCGATCCGGGTCGGTACCCCGGGCGAACTGCGCCAGGTGGCGCAGATCTTCGCCGCACTGGGGATGGAGCCGGTCGGCTTCTACGATCTGCGGGACGCCGCGGCCAGTGCCGTACCCGTCGTCTCCACCGCGTTCCGGCCGGTGCTTCCCGAGGAACTGGACCGCAATCCGTTCCGGGTCTTCACCTCGATGCTGACCCCGGCCGACCGGCGCTTCTTCGACGCCGACCTGGAGAAACGGCTGACGGCGTTCCTGGAGCGCCGCGAGCTGTTCCCACCCGAGCTGCTGGAGCTGGCGGTCCGCGCCGAACGTGAGGCGGGACTGCCGCAGGGGCAGGCCGAGCGGTTCCTGACGCTCGCGGTCGCCGCCTTCGAGCTGTCCCCGGAGCCGGTGGACCGCGCCTGGTACGCGGAGCTGGAGAAGGTCTCCGCCGTCGCCGCCGACATCGGCGGTGTGACGAGCACCCACATCAACCACCTCACGCCGCGCGTCCTGGACATCGACGAGCTGTACCGGCGGATGGAGGACCGGGGCATCACGATGATCGACCGGATCCAGGGGCCGCCGCGCTGGGACGGCCCTGAGGTGCTGCTGCGGCAGACCTCGTTCCGGGCCCTGGCGGAGCCCCGGACGTTCCGGGAGACGGACGGCAGCGTCACGACCGGTGCGCTGCGGGTGCGCTTCGGGGAGGTCGAGGCGCGCGGCATCGCGCTCAGCCGCGCGGGGCGGGCGCTGTACGACAGGCTCGTCGACGGCCCCGTCGAACAGTGGGCCGCGCACTTCCCGGACACCGAGCGCCGACTCGCCCTGGACGGGCTGGGGTTCTTCACGTACGAGGCCGCGACGGGCCGTCCGCGCGACGGGCGGCGGCCGCCGGACGACCTCGCCGGCCTGCTCGACGGCGGCTGGCTGACCGCCAGCCCCATCGTCTACGAGGACTTCCTGCCGCGCTCGGCCGCCGGGATCTTCCAGTCGAACCTGACCGATCCGGGCGCCCGGGACTCCGCGCAGACGGGCACCCACTACGACCAGCACGGGATGTCCGAGGCGGTCGGACGCCCGGTCCACGACCCCTTCGAGCTGTACGCCGCGCAGCAGAACGACTCGCTGGCACGGGCCAGGCGGGCCCTGGGAGACATCGAGGAGAGCGACGCATGA
- a CDS encoding aldehyde dehydrogenase family protein: MTTTALPGTDALRARAEDALRRCGAQPPAGGTGVTARTPLTGGTLLTLPAATPEEAAATIGAAEAAFREWRTLPAPRRGALVKRLGELLTEHKEDLAELVTIEAGKIRSEALGEVQEMIDICDFAVGLSRQLYGRTMASERPGHRLSESWHPLGVVGVISAFNFPVAVWSWNTAIALVCGDTVVWKPSELTPLTAVACAALLGRAAADTGAPEGVHGLLLGGRDCGELLVDDARVALVSATGSVRMGRQVGPRVAARFGRCLLELGGNNAAVVTPSADLALAVRGIVFSAAGTAGQRCTSLRRLIVHEDIADALMEQIVHAYGQLPVGDPFRPGTLVGPLISTAAYEAMAKALDAAQADGGKVLTGGDRRLRDEAPEAAYVGPAVVRMPAQTAIVREETFAPILYVLTYRTLDQAIELHNGVPQGLSSSIFTRDQREAERFLAADGSDCGIANVNIGTSGAEIGGAFGGEKQTGGGRESGSDAWRAYMRRATNTVNHSDDLPLAQGVNFL; this comes from the coding sequence ATGACCACCACCGCACTGCCCGGAACGGACGCGCTGCGGGCGCGGGCCGAGGACGCCCTGCGCCGCTGCGGCGCACAGCCGCCGGCCGGCGGGACGGGTGTCACCGCCCGTACGCCGCTGACGGGCGGCACGCTGCTCACTCTGCCCGCCGCCACTCCCGAGGAAGCCGCCGCCACGATCGGGGCCGCGGAGGCCGCCTTCCGGGAGTGGCGCACGCTCCCCGCACCGCGCCGCGGCGCCCTGGTCAAGCGGCTCGGTGAGCTGCTCACCGAGCACAAGGAGGATCTCGCCGAACTCGTCACCATCGAGGCCGGGAAGATTCGCTCCGAAGCGCTCGGCGAGGTGCAGGAGATGATCGACATCTGCGATTTCGCGGTCGGCCTCTCCCGGCAGTTGTACGGACGCACGATGGCCTCCGAGCGGCCCGGGCACCGGCTCTCGGAGAGCTGGCATCCACTGGGCGTGGTCGGGGTCATCTCCGCGTTCAACTTCCCCGTCGCCGTCTGGTCCTGGAACACGGCGATCGCGCTGGTCTGCGGCGACACGGTGGTGTGGAAGCCCTCCGAGCTGACACCGCTGACCGCCGTGGCCTGCGCCGCGCTGCTGGGCCGCGCGGCCGCGGACACCGGCGCGCCGGAGGGAGTGCACGGGCTGCTGCTCGGCGGCCGCGACTGCGGTGAACTGCTGGTCGACGACGCACGGGTGGCGCTGGTCAGTGCGACAGGATCGGTGCGGATGGGCCGGCAGGTGGGTCCGCGGGTGGCCGCCCGGTTCGGCCGCTGCCTGCTGGAGCTGGGCGGCAACAACGCGGCGGTCGTCACGCCGTCCGCCGATCTCGCCCTCGCGGTGCGCGGCATCGTCTTCTCGGCGGCCGGCACGGCGGGGCAGCGGTGCACGAGCCTGCGCAGGCTCATCGTCCACGAGGACATCGCCGATGCGCTCATGGAGCAGATCGTCCATGCATACGGCCAGTTGCCGGTCGGTGATCCGTTCCGGCCGGGGACGCTCGTCGGGCCGCTGATCTCGACGGCCGCGTACGAGGCGATGGCCAAGGCGCTCGACGCGGCGCAGGCCGACGGCGGCAAGGTGCTGACGGGAGGGGACCGCAGACTGCGGGACGAGGCGCCGGAGGCGGCGTACGTCGGCCCGGCGGTGGTGCGGATGCCCGCGCAGACGGCGATCGTGCGCGAGGAGACGTTCGCGCCGATCCTGTACGTCCTGACCTATCGCACCCTGGACCAGGCGATCGAGCTGCACAACGGCGTCCCGCAGGGGCTGTCCTCGTCGATCTTCACACGGGACCAGCGCGAGGCGGAGCGCTTCCTGGCCGCCGACGGCTCCGACTGCGGCATCGCCAATGTGAACATCGGCACGTCGGGCGCGGAGATCGGCGGCGCGTTCGGCGGTGAGAAGCAGACCGGCGGCGGTCGGGAGTCCGGATCGGACGCGTGGCGCGCGTACATGCGCAGGGCGACGAACACGGTGAACCACTCGGACGACCTGCCGCTCGCGCAGGGGGTGAACTTCCTCTGA